The genomic segment GTTTAATATGTTGTTTGTAGATAATATTGTTTCCTCCCATAAGTTTAGGATAAGCCCAAACCGATTAATAATGCGTTTATCGTTTCTTTCAAAGTTCGATTTTTTCTTTTTGCCACCCGGTTAGATTGAAGTGAGTATGATGCAGTAATTTGATGTATTATGTCCAAATATGAACAAAGTTCATCAAATGATGCTCCATATTCTCCTCATCTATAACTGTGAACTTGACTAGTGATATTCAATCATCTTGTATCCAAATAGCCTTCCTTTCAGGAATATTCGATCTTGAAAAGACTTCTTCATATACAATTCTTCCAGTTTCTTCCAAAGCCCAGCAACTGTCGATTCAGATGAAACTTCCCGAAGATATTTTTCATCTAGATGAAGTGTAATCGTGTTAAATGCCAATTCCATAGCctcatgtttttttttcatCAGATAGTTTTTCGGGGAGACATTTGATTCCACCCAGTGCTTTTGCCACATTTTGTTGTGCTAGAATGACATACATGCGCCGTCTCCAGAGGCCGAAATCCCCTGTACCATCAAATCTTGGTATCTCGTTTTTGGCAGTCATTATTTCAAATCTGATCCACTCAAATAACCTGATGCCACTTGTAAGGAATATTGCGGTTACAGATTGTTATATTCAGCAGAAATGTATTGTTCCCTTTACAGAACTCAGTGATGAatgaatattaaataaaaaaactcaAGCACATACAAAAACACTAAAAGAACATATCAAAACCGGGAATTATGTTCGATCTAAATCGATCTACATCCACATGAAACACTACCCAAGGATGATTTTATTGATCATATACAAAGCAATTGTGATTTTCGAATTCACTCATGCAACTCTTATGGAATTTACAAAGAGGAAGCTCTCTTGAATTCTCCTAATCGCTCTACAGTCTGTCCACTCTTTCTCTCAAGCAGATGATCATTTTTCAGAAGATTTCAGAATATGCTCTGCTACTCAAAATCCATTGTCACATCCTTAATAGTTGCCGCTGTGTTCTCTTCTTTATTTTCCACTTTCAACCACTGGTATAACAGATCTTGATCTGTATGTGATCAACCTTGAGTAACCAACTCAACCAATTCTTGGTTATTCCTTGTGTAGACTACGATGGACGTTTAGTCTGGACTAAGTGACACAAACGGTTCACAGATCAAAAGCACAAATTTTCTCACTATAACTTTAACATTAATGCACGAAAACATAATATATATGGAAGAaactattattttaatatattttgcatGGTATTTTAGAAGatatttgatttcaaattcatatgTCAAATTCATTGTTCTTATttgttttctaaaaaaaaaaaaaaaaacctttttACCTTAAATTTCAAATCAAATTATCTGCGCAATGAATTTAAAATACTTTATCACCGTTGTATGCACATTTATTTTCCCTAGAGTTGTTTAATTTTCATTGTAATTAAGCCAATACGTGAGGGTATCGTTGTACTCTGGTCAAAAGAAGGGTGAAGTACTTCCATGAAAAAATGTACAGTCAATAGAATAGCCAGACACCCCCCCCTCCCCCGGCCGCTGGTTCATCCCCATTTTCACCAAGATCAAGATCAAGCTTCAAAACTCTTTCGATTTACCCATTGTTGGGTTCATTTTGTTCCCAATGTCTTCCTCATCATCGGACCACCAAATTCTTCGGAGTTCTTGGAAGATCAATGCACACCAGACCCAATTGTCGAAATCCAAGAAACCAATTCCCAATTCGGAGGATCCGGCGCCGGTTGCTGAAAAGCCTAGTTATTTTTGTCAGCATTTGTCGGAGCTTCGACTGCAGCTCGGACAGAATCCGTTTCGCAACCTGCACGACTGCCTCCGCGTCCGACCCCTCGGCCGCGCCTCTATCCGGGTGGGTGAAATTATGCGGTGTGTCGACTGCTCCCGTACGCCACCATACCTCTACGCCTGCGTTTCGTGCGCTGCCGTCGTTTGCCGTTCACATGCCGCGCACCACGCGGCGGAGACGTCACACCAGGTGGTGGTGGATGTCGATCGGGCCGAGCTCTTCTGCTGCACGTGCAGAGATCAGGTCTACGATCAGGATTTTGATGCCGCCGTTGTTGCCGCTTCGGTGGGGGTGGTGCCTTTTCCAAAGCCTGAAAATCTGCGGAAGCGGCGGCGCGTTGATTACAAACCATGGACGCCGGATCTCAGGGAGCAGGCTTTGATCGAGGAGAATTCAAGCCCTTTGCCCTTTAGTCAACTCCCATGGGGTTTGAGGGGGCTAAGCAATCTTGGGAACACTTGTTTTATGAATTCCGTTTTGCAAGCGTTGCTTCACACCCCACCATTAAGGAATTATTTCTTGAGCGATAAGCATAATCGTTTCTATTGTGAGAGAGAGAATAGAACTATCGCAACTCGAAAGAGCGAGAGCAGTAAAAGCAAAACTAAGAATGTGCAGTTGTGTTTGGCTTGTGATTTGGATGCCATCTTCTCTGCTGCATTTTCCGGTGATCGTAAGCCATACAGCCCTGCAAAGTTTTTATACAGGTCTGGATTTAAGTTGAATATTGTGGTTTGCAGTACATTGCTCGACGAATAAGGTTTCGTTAGGCTGTTAAATACTATTTTGGTTTGTTTTTCAGTTGGTTGTTATATGATAGTTCATGGTTTGTAGCAAACCAATTACCGTCCCCAAAAGGTGGCTGTCATGAGTTAGACAGCTGCATTTTCTTTTCCATATTTTGGCTGAAAATTTAGACACTGTTAGTTATTAAGATGCACTAGAcaggaaaaaaaaacatgaaaccTGGACTTCGTAGATTTGGTGCATCTACCCCACATTGGTTTGTTAATCATCGAGTAAAAATTGGATTTTTTCTCTGGAATAGTGTGTATTAGTTTGTAcatatttgatttgaaaatttcCAAAGTCAGATAATATTTGTGGCTTCtctaattcttttattttatatggtctttgagtaaaataaataaattacctTATCTATAGGCTggctatttatattttttaactaAAGATATTTGGTAGTTGCTCTTGTTATAATTTATacctatattttttattttctgctgCAATTCGTATATGTTTGTCCTTCACATCTCTGAAACATGTGCGTTGAATGCCTTTAACAGTTTTGATTAGCTTGGGTAAAAGGATGAACTCTTCATTGGGCTGTATTTTTTGTTGCAGCTGGTGGCAGCATGCATCAAACCTTGCAAGTTATGAACAGCAGGATGCACATGAATTTTTCATATCCATGCTCGAAGGTATTCATGAAAAGATGCAGAAGGATAAACGCAAGCACCACTCCCAAGGTAAGACCAACAATTCAGTGTAAATTTCTCCTCCTGATTGATCCCTAGACGTTAGAGGCTAAAACTAGCAGGGTGAGTCACTATTGCTGCAAATAATTTTCTTTTCTCCTTGCATGCCTCGACAGCTTTGCATTTTTTAGAATTGAGGTCCTACAGCTATTCTGTATGATTTCTCGTGAAAATGGCTCAACATTATCACGGACCTAATATTAGGACGGTCTTATGTAGCCTCACGTCAGGTTCTTGTAACGAAAATGTTAAGTTAAAGTTCTATTTCATGTAAGTTTCTCAGAACAACGAAAGGCATAATTTTTACTGGCCATCGCTTAGGCAATTGACCATCAGTTTAGCACTGCTTTGCCCTGTTTTTTTGAATCTTGTGCAAATATGAAGTGTTGGAAGTAATAAGTCAAAATAACTGCGTGCTATAAAATTCTTCTTACCTAGTATATTCTGTACGATCTTAAATATTcataattttgttattttattttattccaGTAAATTTAATGAAGAAACTAAAACGTTTGAGATGTTGAATGCTTTCAGGTTTCAACTGATAAATTTAGGATCCATCGACATTTGTTTCCTTCCTCTTTGGACAGGCATGTTAGATATGGTTGGATATAATAATAAAACCTAGAGTTGAAACGTTCCATTTACTTTGTGCTTTTAGAGCATCGCTCCAAATTTCTTAACATCTTCTTGTCCAACCAACCCCCTCTTCTTTAACGTAGAATCTCTTCTAATCTATGAGAGCCAAAATACTTTTAACAGATGGAGTAACCAACAATTTCTAAATGCAGGATCTTGGTCTAGATTTTCTCATCGCTTTAGGCATTGAAATTGACCAGTGCTGTCAGATTTAGGGTCAATAATTCAAATTGCAAGCTTGCCTTCTGCTTCACTCCTGTAAGTTACACTTTCCTTGGTGTGCTTGGTTTCTTCATAGAAACTTTGTGTCGTGAATTTTTCTTGTGTTAACTTCAGCCTTGCTGTTGCTACCAGGGTCTTCACTTTTGAAAAGGTTATCTAGTGTTGTTAAAGTGTTAGTTATTCGTAGGCTGTCATTTTAGATCCATTTGTCTTAGAAATCTGAAGATTTTGGTGTTAGCCATGGATTTCTTTGGACCTTTCCTTCGTAGTGGACTTCACCGTCTTTTCAAGAACACTCTTACTCTTAGTTCTAGTTTTATGTGATTCGAATGCCATCATGACCTGCAGCATCTTTCCTTCTTTCTACTCGGTTAGCAAGTGTTGCTAAGCTGTGTATTTGGGTTGTAAAATTTGACGGtcaatattaaattttcatCTTGTGAATCACTAGCAGAATAAGCATGCTCTCATTTCCTGAATCACAAGCTTCATACAATCACTGTTCCAGTTTCACTTTTTGTGGCTGAGATAGGCTTTAATTTCCCGGGCATGTTTCACAGTTTCGGTAGGAATGATTGTCCCGATGGTTTATGTAACCATTTGTTTCTGTTGTGCAGGAAGCGGAGACTGCTGTATTGCACACCGTGTGTTTTCTGGGATCCTGAGATCTGATGTCATGTGCACGTCCTGTGGTTTCACATCTACGACATATGATCCATGCGTGGATATCTCATTGGATTTGGAATCAAATTTGGCGGTCTCCACAAAAACGACACCTACAAAATCCAATAATAATGtcaattgtgaaaaagattCCATGAATACTAGCCATAACCTCAACATTTCTACATTAATGGGGTGTCTAGATCGTTTCACAAGACCAGAGCGGTTGGGGTCTGACCAAAAATTTTTCTGCCAGCAATGTCAAGTGAGGCAGGAATCTCTTAAGCAGATGTCTATAAGAAAGCTTCCTTTGGTCTCCTGCTTTCACATCAAAAGGTTTGAGCATTCATCAGTCCggaaaatgtcaaaaaaaatTGACCGCTATCTACAATTCCCTTTCTCCATGGACATGGCACCTTACCTATCATCATCAATTCTAAGAAGTAGGTATGGCAACCGAATCTTCCCATTTGATGGAGACGAGCAAGATCCTTCTAGTGAATTTTCATCAGAGTTTGAATTGTTTGCTGTCATCACTCACTCGGGTAAACTTGATGCCGGTCACTATGTTACATATCTTAGATTGAGCAATCAATGGTACAAGTGTGATGATGCATGGATAACTCAAGTCAATGACAACATTGTAAGATCTGCTCAAGGTTACATGATGTTTTATGTGCAAAAAATGCTTTACTATCGAGCGAGTGCAAGGACTTTTGCTGTATGAAGAGGACCTCACCTGAACTTAGACCAACATTTCTGGGTCGATATTTTCAGTAAGCCCATGCTACTTGTTCTTGTTAGGTGCACATCTCTGTCGGAGCATCATACAGATTtgtcattttgaaattttgataaaGCAGAAATAGATTTGAATAGAATGATCTGTTTCGTTTCATTTATTCTCCTTTCCTTCGTCTTTTCCGTTTATTTAACTGTAGGTGATGATTCTACAGAAATGTTTGTGGTTTGATTAAAGCTCAAAGGTGTATCTGTATAACAAGTTGAGCGCTTAATCAAAGAGCCATTTAGCTTTCTTGGCATTAACCTGATTCTGCGGTGTAGTGTTTATTTTACGGCCAACCCAAGCTAAGCTACACCGTGTGCAAGAAGCCTGTATGGCTGCACATATAGAGAATTCAACCTGCCAATCCATGTATGTGGCTTACTTTATTTGGTATACGACTTTTTGATACGATGTCAAATTCGGTCATGAATTATTATTTACCGACTAGTCTATTGGTGTATACGAAGACAATTTTCTGgtgttaaatattttttgtgtAGAAAAAGTGGAGTGTATattataacataaaaaattaaatcgaCATCTTTTTATAATAATGTTTTTATAATGAGTAATATGATATTTAAAAACTCAAAAAAGATAAGATTTTTCTTTGGGATATGATACATGTAGTTGAGTTATAAATTTTctggaatatttttttatggcaACTTTCTAAATTAACTTAAAGTCtaatttaatatgaatatgtttggTATATCTTGCTATAAGTGGTAAAGATTGATTATAAATTAATCCACGAGATCTTCTTTGCAATTATTCGTTCTTATTAATGAAAACATCTTTGGCAAAAGTTTTTGCAGTTGTTTGTCTTCTATAAATCCAAGAATTTCACCAGCTATCATGAAATATGAATACTTTCGACTGTCTCTGTTAATCATTACtctgatcctcatttaaattaTTCAATCACCTAATTTTCTATTACATCAAAGCACATTTGTGTATTTTCTTGATAGACGAGTTTATAACTTATAATCACTTGGACTGTCAGATAATTAATGAATTTCTTTTGAACTTTTTTCCAAACTCTAATATACCTAAACTCCGAGAAAAGGTTTAGGGGAAAAAAACTACTAAATATAGTAATATACAAACAGTTAGGTGTAGAATTTACATTTCAAACATGGATAACCATTTCGTATTGAGAAAATAGTAAGCACTTTAATGTTAACACTACCCGATTTGATCGGGCCGGATACCAAACACAAAATTTGCAAAACTTAAATGACTTTCCTCACTTCTGAAATTTgattaaaagatattttttttttgaaaaggtAATCGGGCCAAGAATGGAATTCATACACATTTCTTAATAAATGGGCATATGAGGTGATCTTGCTTTTATTGTTATcttttgttttcaaataaaattttgtctcgTGAACATTCAACTTGGTTTTACGATAGattcaataatttaataattcttaaaaaaataaataacgtGACAATTATAATAAGAACTTTAGAGTGTTGAATAAATATTTGTAACTAGTACCCGATTGATtgatttttacaatttttttttttaaattatggatgacatttaaaaatttaatgaagacaaaaacttgtgtgagacggtctcacagatcgtattttgtgagacgatatcttatttgggtcatccataaaaaatattacttttgacaaaaacttgtgtgagaaggtctcatgagtcgtattttgtgagacagatctcttatttgggtcatccataaaaaatattacttttttatgttaagagtattattttttattgtgaatatcggtatgattgacttgtctcacatataaatattcgtgaggtcgtctcacaagagacctactcattactttttatgctaaaatcggcaagattgactcgtctcacatataaagattcgtgagacgtctcacaagatacctactcttcAATGATATAGACAATGAAAGATAAGTAGATCTTTATagatttaaaagaattttgaaagtggAAAAAGATATGTTTTTGAGGCACTacaatttttctaaaatcctttttccttttcttcgATAACCTCTACCTTACATTTCATCATCAATTacttgataaaaaaataaagcatCCACCACGATCTTTTTTCACGTGATCATGTCTTCTTTCAATTACTCTATTTTATCAAAAATACATATACTTGATTGTTTTTCCAAacagatttaaaatataatggGAAAAACCAACTATACTAAACAAACTTTctagaataggtctcttgtgaaacggtctcacgaatctttatatgtgagacatgtcaaccctaccgatattcacaataaaaagtaatagttttaacataaaaagtaatactttttcatggatgactcaaataagagatctgtctcacaaaatacgacatgtgaaaccgtctcaaacaagtttttgccaacttTCTATTTCATCTTTATTTAATGGATCTTCGAGACAACTAAATTAGTTACatgaatatattattaaaagaatagaaAAATACCACTATCTATAA from the Primulina tabacum isolate GXHZ01 chromosome 16, ASM2559414v2, whole genome shotgun sequence genome contains:
- the LOC142529466 gene encoding ubiquitin C-terminal hydrolase 22-like, with the translated sequence MSSSSSDHQILRSSWKINAHQTQLSKSKKPIPNSEDPAPVAEKPSYFCQHLSELRLQLGQNPFRNLHDCLRVRPLGRASIRVGEIMRCVDCSRTPPYLYACVSCAAVVCRSHAAHHAAETSHQVVVDVDRAELFCCTCRDQVYDQDFDAAVVAASVGVVPFPKPENLRKRRRVDYKPWTPDLREQALIEENSSPLPFSQLPWGLRGLSNLGNTCFMNSVLQALLHTPPLRNYFLSDKHNRFYCERENRTIATRKSESSKSKTKNVQLCLACDLDAIFSAAFSGDRKPYSPAKFLYSWWQHASNLASYEQQDAHEFFISMLEGIHEKMQKDKRKHHSQGSGDCCIAHRVFSGILRSDVMCTSCGFTSTTYDPCVDISLDLESNLAVSTKTTPTKSNNNVNCEKDSMNTSHNLNISTLMGCLDRFTRPERLGSDQKFFCQQCQVRQESLKQMSIRKLPLVSCFHIKRFEHSSVRKMSKKIDRYLQFPFSMDMAPYLSSSILRSRYGNRIFPFDGDEQDPSSEFSSEFELFAVITHSGKLDAGHYVTYLRLSNQWYKCDDAWITQVNDNIVRSAQGYMMFYVQKMLYYRASARTFAV